From Triticum aestivum cultivar Chinese Spring chromosome 4A, IWGSC CS RefSeq v2.1, whole genome shotgun sequence, a single genomic window includes:
- the LOC123088537 gene encoding putative disease resistance RPP13-like protein 1 isoform X1, with amino-acid sequence MEVALATAALSVSLKLAASPALRKLLSNASTYLGVDMVRELHELETTILPQFELLIEAADKGNHKLKLHKWLQELKEGFYLAEDLLDDHEYNLLKRQAKGKDSLPANASSISNTFMKPLRDASSRLSNLSSENRKLIQHLNELKTTLAKGKDFRKLLCLPADYNAENPPISSSVVPETTSIPPLKVIGRDKDCDHIIKHLTRTTASTDSSIALYSGLAIVGAGGMGKSTLAQLVYNDPRINEYFAVTMWVSISRKLDVRRHTREIIESASQGECPRIDNLDTLQRKLTDILQGSGKFLLVLDDVWFEPGSEREWDQLLAPLVSQHTGSKVLVTSRRDTFPPALCCEEVCPLEKMEDAQFLALFRHHAFSGPEIRNPQLCKKLEGFAEKIAKRLGQSPLAAKVVGSQLKGKTDISSWNDALTLTIDKLSEPMAALLWSYKKLDPCLQRCFLYCSLFPKGYRYVIDDLVYLWMGEGLFDSCNQNKRVKDIGRDCFKEMVSVSFFQPYVGPYYVMHDLLHDLAESHSKEDYFRLEDDKVTEISSTVRHLSVRVDSMMQHKQSICKLHHLRTIICIDPIVDDVRDLFNQIIQNLKKLRVLCLSSYSSSKLPDSAGELKHLRYLNLKETLISELPRSLCTLYHLQLLLLNGKVKSFPEKLSNLVKLQHLESSFKEAIPNIGKLTLLQQLGEFSVQKKKGYELQQLRDMNEIHGSLRVTNLENVAGKDQALESKLHKKSQLGSLELVWSYENNTNAEDSLHLEVLKGLMPPPQLRDLTIDGYRSSEYPSWLLDGSYFENLGSLSFNNCSALQSLPSNSKLFENCSSLFLSNVPNLKSLPFLPVGLRFLHVDNCPLLIFISNDEMEHHDQRENIMRTDHLESQFRLIWQVDSRSLIRSVLPREHSVLKQLLTLMHSDVTHVQNLESALQREKDKVLVKEDVIKAWIYCHEQRMRLTYGSSIGLPLVPPSGLRQLYLSSCCITDGALAVCLAGLASLKILFLVEIMTLTTLPSEEVLQHLTELSSLSIYDCWCLRSLRGLRAATSLSCVDLISCPSLELACGAECLPLSLERLSIQNCVFAADFLCTDWPHMNDIVIRNCRSAGCLSVGSFTSVKRLSLECLPDLCVLEGLSSLQLDHLSLIDVPKLTPKFISQFRVQDSLHVSSPIILNDVLSAEASTVPESLTLEGSKEPFISFEESANFTSVRSLRFWDCQMISLPTNLKCFSNLKSLDIYGCPNISSLPDLPSSLRHISIRSCGELLMESCQAPHGESWPKIKHIRWKGIS; translated from the coding sequence ATGGAAGTGGCATTAGCTACTGCTGCCTTAAGCGTAAGCTTAAAATTGGCTGCATCGCCGGCCTTAAGGAAACTCCTTTCTAATGCTTCAACATACCTTGGAGTCGATATGGTGCGTGAGCTCCATGAACTGGAGACCACTATCTTGCCGCAATTCGAGCTGTTGATTGAAGCAGCAGATAAGGGAAACCACAAGCTCAAGTTGCACAAATGGCTTCAGGAACTCAAAGAAGGTTTCTACCTGGCTGAAGACTTGCTGGATGATCATGAGTATAACCTCCTCAAGCGCCAAGCAAAGGGGAAGGATTCCTTGCCGGCCAATGCCTCCTCCATCAGCAACACTTTTATGAAGCCTCTGCGTGATGCATCAAGCAGGCTGTCCAATCTGAGCTCTGAGAACAGAAAGCTAATTCAACATCTGAATGAACTGAAGACCACCCTGGCGAAAGGCAAGGACTTCCGTAAACTGCTTTGCTTACCAGCTGATTATAATGCAGAGAACCCTCCCATATCATCATCTGTTGTTCCTGAGACCACATCAATACCACCTCTGAAAGTGATTGGCCGTGACAAGGATTGTGATCATATAATAAAGCATCTTACCAGGACAACTGCTAGTACTGATTCTAGTATAGCTTTGTACTCGGGTTTAGCCATCGTTGGAGCTGGAGGCATGGGAAAGTCCACCTTGGCACAACTTGTTTACAATGACCCGAGGATAAACGAATATTTTGCTGTGACAATGTGGGTAAGCATCTCACGCAAACTTGATGTCCGCCGTCATACACGGGAGATCATCGAGTCTGCCTCTCAGGGGGAATGCCCACGCATTGATAACCTTGATACTCTGCAGCGCAAGTTAACAGACATACTGCAAGGATCAGGGAAATTCCTGCTTGTGTTGGATGATGTTTGGTTTGAACCTGGTAGCGAAAGGGAATGGGACCAACTGTTAGCTCCTCTAGTTTCCCAACATACGGGAAGCAAAGTCTTGGTAACTTCTCGACGAGATACATTCCCACCTGCTCTTTGCTGTGAAGAAGTGTGTCCTCTGGAAAAGATGGAGGATGCTCAGTTCTTGGCACTCTTCAGACACCATGCATTCTCTGGACCAGAAATCAGAAATCCACAGTTGTGTAAAAAGCTGGAAGGTTTTGCAGAGAAGATTGCTAAAAGGCTTGGACAATCTCCTTTGGCGGCAAAAGTTGTGGGTTCTCAGTTGAAAGGGAAAACAGATATATCTTCATGGAATGATGCTCTAACTTTAACAATTGACAAATTAAGTGAGCCCATGGCAGCTTTGTTGTGGAGTTATAAGAAGTTAGATCCATGTCTGCAAAGGTGCTTCCTATACTGTAGCCTATTTCCAAAAGGCTACAGGTATGTCATTGATGATTTGGTTTATCTTTGGATGGGTGAGGGTCTTTTTGATTCCTGCAACCAAAACAAGAGAGTGAAAGATATTGGGAGGGATTGCTTCAAGGAGATGGTCTCTGTTTCATTCTTTCAACCATACGTTGGCCCGTATTATGTTATGCATGATCTCCTTCATGATCTGGCAGAATCACACTCCAAAGAAGACTACTTCAGATTGGAAGATGATAAGGTGACAGAAATATCATCCACTGTTCGACACCTATCTGTTCGTGTTGATAGTATGATGCAACACAAGCAAAGTATCTGCAAGCTACATCATTTACGCACTATTATCTGCATAGACCCCATAGTGGATGATGTACGTGACCTTTTTAATCAGATAATACAGAATTTGAAGAAGTTGCGCGTGCTATGCTTGTCATCTTACAGCAGTAGTAAGTTGCCAGATTCTGCTGGTGAGTTGAAGCACCTTCGGTATTTGAATCTTAAAGAAACACTGATTTCTGAATTGCCAAGATCATTGTGTACCCTTTACCACTTACAGTTACTTCTGTTAAATGGTAAAGTTAAGAGTTTCCCTGAGAAACTCAGCAATTTAGTGAAGTTACAACATCTTGAATCGAGCTTCAAAGAAGCAATTCCTAACATTGGCAAGCTAACTTTGCTTCAACAATTAGGGGAATTTTCTGTGCAAAAGAAAAAGGGATATGAGTTACAACAGCTCAGGGACATGAACGAGATTCATGGCAGTTTAAGGGTCACAAATCTTGAGAATGTTGCTGGGAAGGATCAAGCCTTAGAATCAAAGCTGCACAAGAAAAGTCAACTTGGCAGCTTAGAACTTGTATGGAGTTATGAAAATAACACAAATGCAGAGGATAGTTTACATTTGGAGGTTCTAAAAGGCCTGATGCCACCGCCTCAGCTTAGGGATCTTACAATTGACGGTTACAGATCTTCAGAATATCCAAGCTGGTTACTTGATGGTTCATATTTTGAGAATTTGGGATCTTTAAGCTTTAATAATTGCAGCGCATTACAAAGCCTACCGTCCAATAGTAAGCTATTTGAGAATTGCTCTTCACTTTTCCTCAGCAATGTGCCAAACCTAAAGTCATTACCTTTTCTTCCAGTAGGCCTTCGTTTTTTACATGTAGACAATTGCCCACTGCTTATATTTATTTCCAACGATGAGATGGAACATCATGATCAGAGAGAGAATATCATGAGGACAGACCACTTGGAATCACAGTTTCGTTTAATCTGGCAGGTGGATTCAAGATCACTTATTAGGTCTGTACTCCCGAGGGAACATTCAGTTCTGAAGCAGTTGTTGACACTGATGCATAGTGATGTGACACATGTTCAAAACCTTGAGAGCGCTCTACAAAGAGAGAAGGATAAAGTATTGGTGAAGGAGGATGTCATCAAGGCATGGATATATTGTCACGAGCAAAGGATGCGACTCACATATGGAAGTAGCATTGGGCTGCCACTTGTTCCACCATCAGGACTTCGTCAACTTTATCTTTCTTCATGCTGTATTACAGATGGAGCTTTAGCTGTTTGCCTTGCTGGCCTAGCTTCACTGAAAATTTTGTTCTTAGTAGAGATTATGACTCTAACTACACTCCCTTCAGAAGAGGTCCTCCAACATTTGACAGAACTTTCCAGCTTGTCCATCTATGATTGCTGGTGTCTCAGGTCGTTAAGGGGCTTACGAGCTGCTACCTCTCTTTCATGTGTTGATTTGATTTCCTGCCCTTCTTTAGAGTTGGCATGTGGAGCAGAATGCTTGCCATTATCACTTGAGAGGCTCAGTATACAGAATTGTGTGTTTGCAGCTGACTTCCTCTGTACTGACTGGCCACACATGAATGATATTGTCATACGGAATTGCAGAAGTGCCGGATGCTTGTCTGTTGGTAGTTTCACATCTGTTAAACGTCTGTCGCTGGAGTGCTTGCCAGATTTATGTGTGCTCGAAGGATTGTCTTCCCTGCAACTTGACCATTTAAGTTTGATTGATGTTCCAAAGCTCACCCCTAAGTTTATCTCACAGTTTCGAGTACAGGACTCACTTCATGTTAGCAGTCCTATAATACTCAACGACGTGCTCTCAGCTGAAGCTTCCACAGTTCCAGAATCTTTGACTCTTGAAGGCAGCAAGGAACCATTCATTTCATTTGAGGAATCCGCAAATTTCACATCTGTCAGGAGTCTGAGATTCTGGGATTGTCAAATGATTTCCCTGCCAACAAATCTGAAGTGCTTCTCCAATCTGAAGAGTCTAGACATCTATGGATGCCCCAACATATCATCTTTACCAGATCTGCCATCATCCCTCCGGCACATAAGCATACGTTCTTGTGGTGAGCTCTTGATGGAGAGCTGCCAAGCGCCTCATGGAGAAAGTTGGCCAAAGATCAAGCATATCCGCTGGAAGGGTATTAGTTGA